One region of Bacteriovorax sp. Seq25_V genomic DNA includes:
- a CDS encoding RodZ family helix-turn-helix domain-containing protein: MKRLIHLNQASFKMDFETETYTNEGIVLPMNEERQNETLGSFLKKAREKKSLSLDAISRHTKISSSNLDALEKDNRDALPNIAYVKGFVKSYCKIVDTDLDYCLELLEQLYGQEIHREEKIVPQIVAEATQATKNTPAIELSSDLKVKLLGMVAVVAIGGFIAYNRSSEVPQEVKSEVVKPETLTSKTPLTVTTETNSTAETSVDDPSSDAAVEIESKDTIEEVTEVKADVAPTPSPVKAEVAETKKEVEVAPAPAPEPVKKEKVKAEDKKEIDFYNLPYPLYKISKDADEAKKLIPAGYQILSEGKQNVFITATEGDTWITYKQDSDQVKKFILKQGRYLIIRGNDVRVFLGNANVTKVFLNNNLLDFTTKSGVKSLVFPQELGKKLKLPLFIFKNDGSVITSEEYLQGN; this comes from the coding sequence TTGAAAAGATTGATTCATTTGAATCAAGCGAGTTTTAAAATGGATTTTGAAACAGAAACATATACCAATGAAGGGATTGTATTACCAATGAACGAAGAAAGACAAAACGAAACATTAGGTTCTTTTCTTAAAAAGGCTCGTGAAAAAAAATCTTTAAGTCTTGATGCAATTAGTAGGCATACAAAAATAAGTAGTTCAAACTTAGATGCTTTAGAAAAAGATAATAGAGACGCCTTACCAAATATCGCTTACGTTAAAGGTTTTGTAAAATCTTACTGTAAAATTGTTGATACAGATCTTGATTATTGCCTTGAACTACTCGAGCAGTTATATGGTCAAGAGATTCATCGTGAAGAAAAAATTGTTCCTCAAATAGTTGCTGAAGCAACGCAAGCAACAAAAAACACTCCTGCGATTGAACTGAGTTCTGACTTAAAGGTCAAACTTCTTGGGATGGTCGCAGTAGTAGCAATTGGTGGCTTTATCGCATATAACCGCTCAAGTGAAGTACCTCAAGAGGTAAAGAGTGAGGTAGTTAAGCCTGAAACACTAACATCGAAGACTCCTCTGACTGTAACGACAGAAACAAACTCTACTGCAGAAACAAGTGTTGATGACCCTTCAAGTGATGCAGCTGTAGAAATTGAATCTAAAGATACGATAGAAGAAGTAACTGAAGTTAAGGCTGATGTAGCTCCAACACCATCCCCTGTAAAAGCAGAAGTGGCTGAAACGAAGAAGGAAGTTGAAGTAGCTCCCGCCCCAGCTCCTGAACCAGTAAAGAAAGAAAAGGTTAAGGCTGAAGATAAAAAAGAAATTGATTTTTACAATCTTCCATATCCTCTTTACAAAATTTCAAAAGATGCTGATGAAGCGAAGAAACTTATCCCCGCAGGATATCAAATTCTTTCAGAAGGAAAGCAAAACGTATTCATTACGGCTACAGAGGGTGATACTTGGATCACTTACAAGCAAGACTCTGATCAAGTTAAGAAGTTTATCCTAAAACAAGGTCGTTACCTAATTATTAGAGGGAATGATGTAAGAGTTTTCCTTGGAAATGCTAATGTTACAAAAGTATTTTTAAATAATAATCTTCTTGATTTCACAACAAAGAGTGGAGTTAAAAGTTTAGTTTTCCCTCAAGAACTTGGAAAGAAACTAAAACTCCCACTATTCATTTTTAAAAATGACGGTTCAGTTATTACTTCAGAAGAATACTTGCAGGGCAACTAG
- a CDS encoding M17 family metallopeptidase: protein MKFTLNLNAKSHTVADLVVVGAYAKPAAKEEAKKTTKKATAKKAATTEAGIVNNHWEKEIKTAFEAVKNSKNFKATKGEKFTFTHNGHEILVLGLGEKAKLESEDLRKELAKLSKDVSKYSKVALQFDGLQTKGNTEDSLQILVEAFTLAAYKFDKYLSDAKKSELKEVVIDSTEKSAKAKKLQAVIDDTLKVTDAINYARDLVNEPPNVLRSTEYAKRIKADVAKIKGVKCKVLGKTEMKKEKMDLFLSVNNGSGFDAQLVHLTYTPAKANSKTKHIALVGKGLVFDTGGYSLKPGGSMMNMKFDMAGSATVYAAFRAAANLGLNVKITCILGITDNAVNELATMPDSIVKARNGKTVEILNTDAEGRLVLADCLDYACDQKPDAIIDAATLTGACLVALGGEVCGLMSNNDKLAQSLLKSAKSADEYMWQLPIIPEWTKDMKGTISDLKNIGSSGWGGTAKAAAFLQEFIKDDIAWAHLDIAGVGDSQSHLPYCPAKGASGTIVRSLLEYLKSNA from the coding sequence ATGAAGTTCACGCTTAACCTTAATGCTAAATCGCATACGGTAGCAGATCTTGTTGTTGTTGGAGCATATGCAAAACCAGCAGCAAAAGAAGAAGCTAAAAAAACAACAAAGAAAGCAACAGCTAAAAAAGCTGCTACTACTGAAGCCGGGATTGTTAACAATCACTGGGAAAAAGAAATTAAAACTGCTTTTGAAGCAGTAAAGAATTCTAAAAACTTTAAAGCGACTAAAGGAGAGAAGTTTACTTTCACTCACAACGGTCACGAAATACTAGTTCTAGGACTTGGAGAAAAAGCGAAGCTTGAATCTGAAGACCTAAGAAAAGAATTAGCAAAGCTGTCTAAAGATGTATCGAAGTACTCAAAAGTTGCTCTTCAATTTGATGGTCTTCAAACAAAAGGCAACACTGAAGACTCTCTACAAATTCTAGTTGAAGCATTTACTCTTGCTGCTTATAAGTTTGATAAGTACCTAAGTGATGCAAAAAAATCAGAACTTAAAGAAGTTGTAATTGATTCTACTGAAAAATCAGCAAAAGCTAAGAAGCTTCAAGCTGTTATCGACGATACGTTAAAAGTTACAGACGCGATTAACTATGCAAGAGATCTTGTTAACGAGCCACCTAACGTTCTTAGAAGTACTGAGTACGCAAAGAGAATCAAGGCTGACGTAGCAAAAATCAAAGGTGTTAAGTGTAAAGTACTTGGAAAAACAGAAATGAAGAAAGAGAAAATGGATCTTTTCCTTTCTGTAAATAATGGTTCAGGTTTTGATGCACAATTAGTGCACCTTACTTACACTCCAGCCAAAGCAAACTCAAAAACTAAGCACATTGCACTAGTTGGTAAGGGTCTTGTATTTGATACAGGTGGATATTCATTAAAGCCAGGTGGTTCAATGATGAATATGAAATTTGATATGGCAGGTTCTGCAACTGTTTATGCTGCATTTAGAGCTGCTGCAAACCTAGGACTAAACGTAAAAATTACTTGTATCCTTGGTATTACTGATAACGCTGTAAATGAATTAGCAACAATGCCAGATTCAATTGTTAAAGCTAGAAATGGTAAGACAGTTGAAATCCTAAATACAGACGCAGAAGGAAGACTAGTTCTTGCAGATTGTCTTGATTATGCTTGTGATCAAAAACCAGATGCAATCATCGATGCTGCAACTCTTACTGGTGCATGTCTTGTTGCTCTTGGTGGTGAAGTTTGTGGACTTATGTCTAACAACGATAAACTTGCTCAATCACTTCTTAAGTCTGCAAAGTCTGCAGATGAATATATGTGGCAACTTCCAATCATCCCAGAGTGGACAAAAGATATGAAAGGAACAATTTCGGATCTTAAAAACATTGGTAGTTCAGGATGGGGTGGAACAGCTAAAGCAGCTGCATTCTTACAAGAATTCATCAAAGATGATATTGCATGGGCACACTTAGACATCGCAGGTGTTGGAGATAGTCAATCACACCTTCCATACTGTCCAGCAAAAGGTGCTTCTGGAACAATCGTAAGATCACTACTTGAGTATCTAAAATCTAATGCCTAA
- a CDS encoding lipopolysaccharide assembly protein LapB yields MKNIFIIITLGFLVSCASNNVEKNKKADLYFSHGTQKLIEQDYTEALKNLLEAQKLDPSNTKIINNLAMAYYFKGKPDIAMKMLKESLELDEKNSDARNNIASIYFTENKLDLAQKEYEKILGDLLYQHTYRVQYNLALIEFKKGNRTKGLSYLEQAVGNRADYCPASYLLANEYRRLGQKAKSLETYKIATRENCAKNPQAFYEWGQLLSELGRDDEAREKFNYIIDKFPKSKYFTLALESKNNIKKSRILSVNKVEKIDSFESSEF; encoded by the coding sequence ATGAAAAATATCTTTATCATAATCACGTTAGGATTTCTTGTATCTTGTGCTTCTAATAATGTTGAAAAAAATAAAAAAGCAGACTTATATTTTTCACATGGAACTCAAAAGTTAATTGAGCAGGATTACACTGAAGCGCTGAAGAATTTACTTGAAGCTCAAAAGCTAGATCCTTCAAATACAAAAATTATAAACAATCTTGCAATGGCCTATTACTTTAAAGGCAAACCTGATATTGCGATGAAAATGTTAAAAGAGTCTCTTGAATTAGATGAGAAAAATTCAGATGCAAGAAATAATATTGCTTCGATTTACTTCACAGAAAATAAACTAGATCTTGCACAAAAAGAGTACGAAAAAATTTTAGGTGATCTGCTTTATCAACACACTTACCGTGTTCAATACAATCTGGCTCTTATCGAGTTTAAAAAAGGAAATAGAACTAAAGGATTAAGTTATCTTGAACAAGCGGTTGGAAATAGAGCCGACTACTGTCCTGCAAGTTATTTGCTAGCAAATGAATATCGAAGACTTGGACAAAAGGCTAAATCTCTAGAGACTTACAAAATTGCAACTCGTGAAAACTGTGCAAAGAATCCACAAGCTTTCTATGAGTGGGGACAGCTACTTTCGGAATTAGGAAGAGATGACGAAGCTCGCGAAAAGTTCAACTACATCATTGATAAATTTCCAAAGTCAAAGTACTTCACTCTTGCACTTGAAAGTAAGAATAATATAAAAAAAAGCAGAATTTTAAGCGTAAATAAAGTTGAAAAGATTGATTCATTTGAATCAAGCGAGTTTTAA
- a CDS encoding tRNA (cytidine(34)-2'-O)-methyltransferase yields the protein MPNSAIFNIVLYAPDIPGNTGSVGRTCIALGARLVLIKPYGFELSEKAVRRAGLDYWKHVDLVEYESYEDFLAGEKPAIEDLYFYTKTSERLFFSQGYKKGCYLIFGSETKGLPQHIFDTYPERLYGLPMYSEHVRSLNLSNVATTVAYEALRNISFK from the coding sequence ATGCCTAATTCAGCAATTTTTAACATTGTACTATATGCGCCTGACATTCCCGGTAATACCGGGAGTGTTGGACGCACTTGTATCGCTCTTGGTGCACGCCTTGTTTTAATCAAGCCTTATGGCTTTGAATTAAGTGAGAAGGCCGTTAGAAGAGCAGGACTTGATTACTGGAAGCATGTTGATCTTGTTGAATACGAATCATATGAAGACTTTCTTGCTGGAGAAAAACCAGCAATCGAAGATCTCTATTTTTATACAAAAACATCTGAAAGACTTTTTTTCTCTCAAGGATACAAAAAGGGGTGCTACCTTATCTTTGGCTCAGAAACAAAAGGTCTTCCTCAACATATCTTTGATACATATCCAGAAAGGCTTTACGGCCTCCCAATGTACTCTGAACATGTAAGAAGCTTGAATCTCTCAAACGTTGCAACGACTGTTGCCTATGAAGCTCTAAGAAATATTTCGTTTAAGTAA
- a CDS encoding LptF/LptG family permease — MFKLYQRYLAASFIPPFGMSLFFFVCFLLTTQLFRLMRVVTKKGVGLDVMFELFGQIALAYLPMVVPLALLFAMIYTLNKLSEDSEIVAIRAMGISKEKLFMPFIVLAVLCSVSIFSVNRNIIPHSNKLFQNTVLKLTSSGFLADIKKEKFYTEIPGVILFAEDVYDDGKKMERVFIKIKSNSDKEKIIFAKRGALIKTEDLDNPSLDIRLDLFEGNITSLDKDGDKVEKILFQKYEFPIVSDTTSGTLNKDTMKTNTELIARIKNYKGQLPNLEGDPNKYREIRYLLRNSQLEYWSRYNIPLQCIAFVLIGFVFGVKKGRGKSGNTTLFAFVAVLIYYLCFFGGISLVKKSNLEPYVAIFFPTIMTLIFGSYFYKKLDWAS; from the coding sequence GTGTTTAAGCTCTATCAAAGATACTTAGCGGCTAGTTTTATACCCCCTTTTGGGATGAGCCTCTTCTTTTTCGTGTGCTTTTTGCTGACAACTCAATTATTTCGATTGATGCGAGTTGTTACAAAAAAGGGAGTTGGCCTTGATGTGATGTTTGAGCTCTTTGGACAAATCGCCCTCGCATATCTTCCAATGGTTGTTCCACTCGCACTTCTTTTTGCGATGATTTACACCTTGAACAAACTCAGTGAGGATTCTGAGATTGTTGCAATTAGGGCCATGGGAATTAGCAAAGAAAAACTATTCATGCCTTTTATTGTGCTCGCAGTACTCTGCTCAGTTTCGATTTTTAGCGTTAATAGAAATATCATTCCACATTCAAACAAACTTTTTCAAAATACCGTTTTAAAACTAACTTCAAGCGGTTTTCTCGCAGATATTAAGAAGGAGAAGTTTTATACTGAGATTCCTGGCGTTATTCTCTTTGCTGAGGACGTTTATGATGACGGAAAGAAGATGGAAAGGGTTTTCATCAAAATTAAGTCTAATAGCGATAAAGAGAAAATTATATTTGCAAAAAGAGGAGCACTTATTAAGACAGAGGATCTTGATAATCCTTCTCTTGATATTAGGCTTGATCTTTTTGAAGGTAATATTACTTCTCTTGATAAGGATGGCGATAAAGTAGAAAAAATTCTTTTCCAAAAATATGAGTTCCCAATTGTTTCTGATACGACGTCTGGTACTTTGAATAAAGATACGATGAAGACGAATACGGAATTGATTGCAAGAATAAAAAACTATAAAGGACAGTTGCCTAATCTCGAAGGTGATCCCAACAAGTATAGAGAGATTCGTTATCTCCTTAGAAATTCTCAACTCGAATACTGGAGTCGTTATAATATTCCTCTTCAGTGCATAGCTTTTGTTTTAATTGGCTTTGTTTTTGGTGTTAAAAAGGGGAGAGGAAAGTCTGGCAATACGACTTTATTTGCCTTTGTTGCCGTCCTTATTTATTATCTTTGTTTCTTTGGAGGGATTTCTCTCGTGAAGAAATCTAATCTTGAGCCATATGTGGCAATCTTCTTTCCTACGATAATGACATTGATCTTTGGAAGCTATTTTTATAAGAAGCTTGATTGGGCAAGCTAG
- a CDS encoding TrkA family potassium uptake protein, which yields MLVAVIGLGTFGAKTAVRLYEKGSEVIAIDKDVDLVERIKDRVTHAVSLDVTDERSLRSVNISDVDVAVVAIGDHIEMSIMAVTMLRKLGVGRVIARATSVLHEHVLHEIGASEVIKVEEEMGEIIASKIIAPHLLQRYNFAAGYSIVEIKLGKKFEGKTLVESKIRQNYSLNIVALQKRVPYIAEDGKSAYRVEINDCPMPMDVIESDDIVVLVGSEKNFNKLFSDLSEG from the coding sequence ATGTTAGTTGCCGTTATCGGACTTGGAACATTTGGTGCAAAAACAGCAGTGAGACTCTATGAAAAGGGTTCTGAGGTAATTGCTATTGATAAAGACGTTGATCTTGTTGAAAGGATAAAAGATAGGGTTACCCACGCTGTTTCCCTTGACGTTACAGATGAAAGATCTCTTCGTTCAGTAAATATTTCTGATGTCGACGTCGCTGTTGTAGCGATTGGAGATCATATTGAAATGAGTATCATGGCCGTGACAATGCTTAGAAAACTTGGGGTGGGGAGAGTTATTGCTCGTGCTACTTCTGTTCTTCATGAGCACGTACTTCATGAAATTGGTGCTTCTGAAGTTATTAAGGTTGAGGAAGAGATGGGTGAGATTATCGCATCAAAAATTATCGCGCCTCACTTACTTCAGCGTTATAATTTTGCAGCTGGGTATTCAATTGTTGAGATCAAGCTTGGAAAGAAGTTTGAAGGTAAAACTCTAGTGGAGAGTAAGATTCGTCAAAATTATTCATTAAATATTGTCGCTCTTCAAAAAAGAGTTCCTTATATTGCGGAAGATGGAAAGTCTGCTTACCGCGTGGAGATCAATGACTGTCCAATGCCAATGGATGTTATCGAGTCTGACGATATTGTTGTTTTAGTAGGAAGTGAGAAAAACTTTAATAAATTGTTTTCTGACTTATCAGAGGGGTAG
- a CDS encoding class I SAM-dependent RNA methyltransferase has product MKETKTVKFKVSSIDSLCQGVSKVNDSITFIGKTLPGEEGEAVVYSSKKNVSFAKVKSISKKSPQRQEANCPHFIECGGCQLLHTDYENELEIKKSSLLEIFMRQHKIDISDKFIQISAPRRNLYRNRIQLQYDKRRNLIGFRSEDSKSIIPVQKCDIAIPEVRDLMLSLYSSDWKKFAKKANGHVEIYKKGNEVKTTWDSRYAHEGFSQVFKEMNDRLLALLCDPTLISKYKGRNIVDLFGGNGNLSAFFDGSSLVIDGTPEKFINLVSPCQSYKQINLYADDAVSIFKDAWKEFKDDNSLLIVDPPRSGIKNLDEFAQACKPAEIIYVSCNPQTLARDLKTILQDFSISKIYQLDFFPGTRHYETVVFLGKK; this is encoded by the coding sequence ATGAAAGAAACTAAAACAGTCAAATTTAAAGTAAGCTCCATCGACAGTCTCTGCCAAGGAGTTAGTAAAGTTAATGATTCAATTACATTCATTGGCAAGACTCTTCCAGGAGAAGAAGGCGAAGCAGTTGTCTACTCTTCAAAGAAGAATGTTTCTTTTGCAAAAGTTAAATCTATTTCTAAGAAAAGTCCACAACGACAGGAAGCAAATTGCCCACATTTTATTGAATGTGGTGGTTGTCAGCTCCTCCATACAGATTATGAAAATGAACTTGAGATAAAGAAAAGCTCTTTACTTGAAATATTTATGCGCCAGCATAAAATTGATATCTCCGACAAGTTTATTCAGATAAGTGCTCCACGTAGGAATCTGTACCGCAATCGAATCCAATTACAATACGACAAACGTCGAAATTTAATTGGTTTTAGAAGTGAAGATAGTAAATCTATAATTCCTGTACAAAAGTGTGACATTGCAATTCCTGAAGTTCGAGATCTTATGCTTAGCCTCTACTCTTCGGACTGGAAAAAGTTTGCGAAAAAGGCAAATGGCCATGTTGAAATCTACAAAAAGGGTAATGAAGTTAAAACGACTTGGGATTCTCGCTACGCACATGAAGGTTTTTCTCAAGTATTTAAAGAAATGAATGATCGTCTACTCGCTCTTCTATGTGATCCAACCCTAATTTCGAAATACAAAGGACGAAATATTGTTGATCTTTTCGGCGGTAATGGGAATCTCTCAGCTTTCTTTGATGGCTCAAGCCTTGTCATTGATGGCACACCAGAGAAGTTCATCAATTTAGTTAGTCCTTGCCAGTCATATAAGCAGATAAATCTCTACGCCGATGATGCTGTCTCAATTTTTAAAGACGCATGGAAAGAATTTAAAGACGATAACTCTCTACTTATCGTTGATCCTCCCAGAAGTGGAATTAAGAATCTTGATGAATTCGCTCAAGCTTGTAAACCAGCTGAGATTATTTACGTCAGCTGTAATCCTCAGACTCTGGCAAGGGATCTCAAGACTATTCTTCAGGATTTTTCAATCTCAAAGATCTATCAACTCGATTTTTTTCCAGGTACTCGTCACTATGAAACAGTCGTTTTCCTAGGTAAAAAGTAG
- a CDS encoding TrkH family potassium uptake protein, with protein MGPIIQKLSFLLELFFNGSFLLIYSLYTNGKIPSTWNEKFVGNTLDIIIWIVPLVIGLSVLSNIIESKNVEDYLRKYSFSLLVFIPTLITWGDQEFTFLLTAAHLLSTILSLYDEESTDLSLNKEGALYRYLKKIKLSSAQLVLITFIGVILVGTFILMLPVSSVDGKDIGFIDALFTATSATCVTGLSTLSLNENFSVFGQVTILALIQIGGLSIMTLYSSMAILLGRSLRMKDRIIMQDFLDVSSLEELFAMIINIVKYTFIIEFWGAIILTIAFTFEGMEFGKAIYYGFFHSISAFCNAGFALFDNSLENYATNPLIHGTVAVLVTMGGLGFIVLKELKELFTRDRTLVRLGMHTKVVLVTSLSLTVLGTLFIFFGEFLGALDGYSLWEKIQISIFQSVTLRTAGFNTIPLTNLNSYTLYIMALLMFIGGSPGSTAGGVKTTTLAILAQSIMSTLKGNKNVTMFDRTIPGPMVVRATALMFISIIITSIFIFIMMNIESDQSFFPLFFEVLSAGGTVGLTLGVTPYLTFAGKMAISVLMLVGRIGPLTLILAIGEKQKSTGKMDYPDGRIMIG; from the coding sequence ATGGGTCCAATTATACAAAAACTTTCATTTTTACTCGAGCTATTCTTTAATGGAAGTTTTTTACTTATTTATTCATTATACACGAACGGAAAAATTCCATCGACATGGAACGAAAAGTTCGTTGGGAACACTCTGGATATTATCATCTGGATTGTTCCTTTAGTAATTGGTTTAAGCGTTCTCAGTAATATCATTGAATCTAAGAATGTCGAGGATTATCTTCGAAAATATTCTTTTTCATTATTAGTTTTTATTCCAACTCTTATTACTTGGGGTGATCAGGAATTTACATTCTTGCTAACTGCTGCTCACTTACTTTCAACAATTTTGAGTCTTTATGATGAAGAGAGTACGGACTTGAGTCTTAATAAAGAAGGCGCTCTGTACAGGTACTTGAAAAAGATAAAGTTATCATCTGCTCAGCTAGTATTGATTACCTTTATTGGCGTTATTTTAGTTGGTACATTTATTCTCATGCTTCCAGTTTCGTCTGTAGATGGTAAGGATATTGGTTTTATCGATGCACTCTTTACTGCGACATCGGCCACATGTGTTACGGGACTTTCAACGTTGTCACTTAATGAGAACTTCAGTGTTTTTGGTCAGGTAACAATTCTTGCTCTCATTCAAATCGGTGGTCTTTCGATTATGACTTTATACTCATCGATGGCAATTCTTCTTGGACGCTCTCTTAGAATGAAAGATAGAATTATTATGCAAGACTTTTTAGATGTTTCGTCTTTGGAAGAGCTCTTTGCGATGATCATCAATATTGTTAAGTACACATTTATTATCGAATTTTGGGGAGCAATTATTTTAACAATTGCGTTCACATTTGAAGGAATGGAGTTTGGAAAGGCAATATATTATGGATTTTTCCACAGTATCTCGGCTTTTTGTAATGCTGGTTTTGCTCTCTTTGATAACTCTCTTGAAAACTACGCGACTAATCCATTGATACATGGCACAGTTGCAGTGCTAGTTACAATGGGGGGATTAGGCTTCATCGTGTTAAAAGAATTAAAGGAATTATTCACGAGGGATAGAACACTCGTCAGACTTGGAATGCACACGAAAGTTGTTCTTGTTACTTCACTTTCTTTAACCGTTCTTGGGACATTGTTTATTTTCTTTGGAGAATTCTTGGGTGCTCTGGATGGGTATTCTTTGTGGGAAAAAATTCAGATATCTATCTTTCAGTCTGTAACTTTAAGAACAGCGGGATTTAATACGATTCCTTTAACAAATCTTAATAGCTATACACTTTACATTATGGCACTACTGATGTTTATCGGTGGTTCTCCTGGTTCAACAGCTGGTGGGGTTAAGACGACAACACTTGCTATTTTAGCTCAGTCAATTATGTCGACACTAAAAGGTAATAAGAATGTAACGATGTTTGATCGTACAATTCCTGGGCCTATGGTTGTTAGAGCAACAGCTCTAATGTTTATCTCTATCATTATTACATCTATCTTTATCTTTATTATGATGAATATTGAATCGGATCAATCATTTTTTCCGCTATTCTTTGAGGTTTTAAGTGCTGGGGGAACAGTTGGTTTAACTCTTGGGGTTACACCGTACTTAACTTTTGCAGGAAAGATGGCCATTTCAGTTTTAATGCTTGTGGGTCGAATTGGACCTCTAACATTAATCCTTGCGATCGGTGAGAAACAGAAGAGTACAGGTAAGATGGACTACCCTGATGGTAGAATTATGATTGGTTAG
- a CDS encoding HAMP domain-containing protein, translating to MNLSLRNRVTTSFFLAAMIVILLAFIVFYHLDSLNKEIESITDKSNKVSLLTDEIRITAVSILKYQRRVLTKKPTPELIDKILNLCESFTSQLQRLDTHYNEPEVKKIVGQMLSYVDSLKLVLGKASLFHRDNIGMTSIGDLADKILDAFSEFQDIQFFQNVERDKKIKKIINETKRKMMITLIIAFLWTIILGLVIPGKIALPFKKIKDAIRELQDCNFDVSIYYSQDDEIGEIAREMNKMIHSFKIFEELRADRIAVENRKFDVLANMVKKPVLLANAKGELIYLNNHVYSLLQIQSEDCIGKTMKDTLIPESIIETYELAIRRRSKIENSQISILKKEEVSDLEEKISIKSDLDSEGQIKDEEEKEPEYVYQGYASVIPIRGKESSLDYYLMVMSKEVQAI from the coding sequence TTGAATTTATCACTTAGAAATAGAGTAACAACGAGTTTCTTCTTAGCGGCAATGATTGTCATTTTGTTGGCATTTATTGTTTTCTATCATTTAGATTCTCTAAATAAAGAAATTGAATCGATTACAGATAAGTCGAATAAGGTTTCACTACTTACTGATGAAATTAGAATTACGGCGGTATCGATTCTAAAGTACCAAAGAAGAGTTCTTACTAAGAAGCCAACGCCTGAGTTAATAGACAAGATTCTCAACCTTTGTGAAAGTTTCACTTCTCAATTACAGCGACTTGATACGCATTATAATGAACCCGAGGTTAAAAAAATTGTAGGACAGATGCTCTCCTATGTTGACTCCTTGAAGCTCGTTCTAGGAAAGGCATCCTTATTTCATCGGGATAATATTGGAATGACCTCCATTGGAGATCTCGCTGATAAAATTCTCGATGCGTTCTCTGAATTTCAAGATATTCAATTCTTTCAAAACGTAGAAAGAGATAAGAAAATTAAGAAAATTATTAATGAAACAAAGAGAAAAATGATGATTACACTGATCATTGCATTTCTTTGGACAATTATTCTAGGGCTCGTAATTCCTGGAAAAATTGCACTTCCGTTTAAAAAGATTAAGGATGCCATTAGAGAACTTCAAGACTGTAACTTCGACGTTTCAATTTACTACTCTCAAGATGATGAGATTGGAGAAATTGCTCGTGAAATGAATAAGATGATTCACTCATTTAAAATCTTTGAGGAATTACGAGCAGATAGAATTGCTGTTGAAAATAGAAAGTTTGATGTTCTTGCCAATATGGTTAAAAAGCCAGTTCTTCTCGCAAATGCCAAAGGTGAGCTTATCTATCTAAATAACCATGTCTACTCGCTTCTACAAATTCAGTCGGAAGATTGTATTGGCAAGACAATGAAGGATACACTTATTCCTGAAAGTATTATTGAAACATATGAGTTAGCAATTAGAAGACGTTCGAAAATTGAAAACTCTCAAATTTCTATCCTCAAAAAAGAAGAAGTCTCAGACTTAGAAGAAAAGATTTCTATTAAATCTGACCTTGATAGCGAAGGACAAATCAAAGATGAAGAAGAGAAAGAGCCTGAATATGTTTATCAGGGGTATGCTTCTGTTATTCCTATTCGCGGTAAAGAGTCTTCGCTAGATTACTATCTGATGGTTATGTCTAAAGAAGTTCAGGCAATTTAA